One Pseudomonadota bacterium genomic window carries:
- the recD gene encoding exodeoxyribonuclease V subunit alpha — protein MNDLSFPLPGGAPQMIGESFARQARAQPTLATALGVGLQTLRQEGYVAATAERLRQVLSEKAIELDEASEGEGWSTQTLLATGLVSENTAENKPVVLDRGLFYFAVDWCTEQELARWITALAKAEPLPPPSVPADLGLGRDQASALRHALGHRFTVLSGGPGTGKTTLVGQLIRQWLSAGGDPQRLMIAAPTGRAAARLSGAISALVDTPLPPAGTLHRALGWSPSRVRFRFDQRRPIPADLVIVDEVSMADLALMHALFSALEPNAQLVLLGDKDQLVSVQPGSVLADLCAGLAGGTAETCVQTLNENFRYGEDSGIEAVAAAIRDGDAGATLEAIAASDDVELLPALTELEPICADWLTAVADESPEDTWRRLQSKRILCAHRRGPFGIERVNRQVFRWLQRCGQLAGRYADEQANFPGRLFSLTSNQYEEGFFNGDQGFLRSGGGDLTAWLESTDQALRKLSPARLPAAETAYAMTVHRAQGSEFGEVFCVLPPADSPLLTRELLYTAVTRARTRVTLYGDPTAIARAVNNPGARSSGLARRLADLTRKPSDSPIQQSLF, from the coding sequence ATGAACGACCTGAGTTTTCCCCTGCCGGGGGGCGCGCCCCAGATGATCGGAGAGTCGTTTGCGCGGCAGGCGAGGGCACAGCCCACGCTGGCTACGGCCTTGGGCGTTGGACTACAGACGCTGCGGCAAGAGGGTTATGTAGCTGCCACTGCGGAACGGCTCAGGCAGGTCCTCAGCGAGAAAGCCATAGAACTGGATGAAGCCTCCGAGGGTGAAGGCTGGTCCACCCAAACACTGCTGGCCACCGGACTGGTCTCGGAGAACACCGCTGAGAACAAGCCGGTGGTTCTCGATCGGGGGCTTTTCTACTTTGCCGTCGATTGGTGCACGGAACAGGAGCTGGCCCGTTGGATCACTGCCTTGGCAAAAGCTGAACCGCTGCCGCCGCCCTCCGTTCCGGCCGACCTTGGGCTCGGGCGAGATCAGGCATCGGCGCTTCGCCATGCGCTTGGCCACCGCTTTACCGTCCTTTCCGGCGGCCCTGGTACCGGCAAGACGACGCTGGTCGGTCAGCTCATTAGGCAATGGCTCTCGGCAGGCGGTGATCCGCAGCGGCTGATGATTGCCGCGCCGACGGGCCGCGCTGCAGCGCGGCTGTCAGGCGCAATCTCCGCGCTGGTCGATACGCCGCTGCCGCCGGCCGGGACGCTTCATCGCGCGCTTGGGTGGAGCCCCAGTCGGGTGAGGTTTCGATTTGACCAGCGCCGGCCCATCCCGGCAGACCTGGTAATTGTCGACGAGGTCTCGATGGCGGACCTGGCCCTTATGCACGCGCTGTTTTCAGCGCTGGAGCCAAACGCGCAGCTGGTTTTGCTGGGCGATAAAGACCAGCTAGTCTCGGTTCAGCCTGGCAGCGTGCTGGCCGATCTTTGCGCGGGGCTCGCCGGCGGAACCGCGGAGACCTGCGTGCAGACGCTCAACGAGAACTTCCGATACGGCGAGGATTCCGGCATCGAAGCAGTGGCCGCCGCCATTCGCGACGGTGATGCAGGTGCGACCCTGGAGGCCATTGCCGCCAGCGACGACGTTGAACTGCTCCCGGCGCTAACCGAGTTGGAGCCGATCTGCGCCGACTGGCTGACCGCGGTTGCGGATGAGTCTCCCGAGGACACCTGGCGACGGCTGCAATCCAAACGCATTCTGTGTGCCCATCGGCGCGGCCCTTTCGGTATTGAGCGGGTTAACCGGCAGGTTTTTCGCTGGCTGCAGCGCTGCGGACAGCTGGCTGGGCGTTACGCGGATGAACAGGCCAATTTTCCCGGTCGTTTGTTTTCGCTGACCAGCAATCAATATGAGGAAGGGTTCTTCAACGGCGATCAGGGTTTCCTTCGCTCTGGCGGTGGTGACCTGACCGCCTGGCTCGAATCGACCGATCAAGCGCTTCGGAAACTTTCGCCCGCGCGGCTGCCTGCGGCCGAGACGGCTTACGCCATGACCGTACACCGGGCGCAGGGCTCAGAGTTTGGTGAAGTGTTCTGCGTGCTGCCGCCGGCCGACTCCCCGCTGCTGACGCGGGAACTGCTCTACACTGCGGTGACGCGCGCTCGGACGCGCGTGACGCTTTACGGTGACCCCACCGCCATCGCGCGGGCCGTCAATAATCCCGGAGCACGGAGCTCTGGACTTGCGCGCCGCCTCGCCGATCTGACCCGAAAACCCTCAGACAGTCCGATCCAGCAGTCCCTTTTCTGA